A stretch of the Aphis gossypii isolate Hap1 chromosome 2, ASM2018417v2, whole genome shotgun sequence genome encodes the following:
- the LOC114120344 gene encoding chromodomain-helicase-DNA-binding protein Mi-2 homolog isoform X1, producing MASDEEVEESFTEEYDEPSSRVENSFDSEEEKRVEEEDDEYDPDGRKKKRGKKRKAKSDSKKEKKRKKRKRGGDSAEESDFGNFEEETTAANDSDYSNRKSKKSKNSSSKHHQPSTSTTTSQDNNGTGMPSVEEVCQTFGLQDVSIDYTDADYQNLTTYKLFQQHVRPILAKENPKVVIAKMMMLVAAKWRDFCQQNPHQEQPEFEANEEPEYQPKSSTSRHKSRSVDELDELEEEEEVEEKKSKKRSNRAKRSGGGNKRNSQGSTSKVPTLKIRLGKRKQASSDDDAEGVGAGDTQGDSDAEFEQMLQEAEEGAAAEAEVPEKKAEDPDAPKKKAKTKIGNKSKKKKKTKMTSKFPDGSGDGEEGYEQTDHQDYCEVCQQGGEIILCDTCPRAYHLVCLDPELEDTPEGKWSCPHCESEGGQEQEEDEHQEFCRVCKDGGELLCCDSCPAAYHTFCLSPPITDVPDGDWKCPRCSAKPLPGKVSKILTWRWKPLPEDPNKPADEQTEKVNRRRNKQQRQREYFVKWQDQSYWKCDWVSEVQMEVFHPITIRSYMRKYDMDEPPKLEEPLDELDNRWKRLREVGGDQSALEEKFYRYGVKPEWLLVHRILNHKHLRDARMMYLVKWRDLPYSLATWEHENPEYTDLKSFIDYYWELRASCDTSKKTKKVKGKKGSSKKDSVEDEETPKATMGLTCRKFVAAPDKPISDLKKKYEKQPDYVVDTGMELHPYQLEGLNWLRYSWGQGIDTILADEMGLGKTIQTITFLYSLYKEGHCKGPFLVSVPLSTLINWEREFETWAPDFYVVSYVGDKDSRVTIRENEFSFDDTRSGVRCNKIKGAVKFHVLLTSYELISIDAPLLGSIEWAVLVVDEAHRLKSNQSKFFRLLAGYNIRNKLLLTGTPLQNNLEELFHLLNFLTPEKFNDLTVFQNEFADISKEEQVKRLHEMLGPHMLRRLKADVLKNMPSKSEFIVRVELSPMQKKYYKYILTRNFEALNPRGGGQQVSLLNIMMDLKKCCNHPYLFPAAAQEAPTSINGSYEIGALTRAAGKLVLLSKMLKKLQETNHRVLIFSQMTKMLDILEDYLEGEGYKYERIDGSITGNQRQEAIDRFNAPGAQQFVFLLSTRAGGLGINLATADTVIIYDSDWNPHNDIQAFSRAHRIGQANKVMIYRFVTRNSVEERVTQVAKRKMMLTHLVVRPGMGGKQTNFTKQELDDILRFGTEELFKEEEGKEEEAIHYDDKAVEELLDRSKIGIEQKENWSNEYLSSFKVASYVTKEEDEEEEANTEVIKQEAENTDPAYWVKLLRHHYEQHQEDISRTLGKGKRVRKQVNYNDGGGVVDSTREDTTWQENLSDYNSDFSAPSDDDKEDDDFDEKDGEAGKKLKRKPERKEERDRPLPPLLARVGGNIEVLGFNARQRKAFLNAIMRYGMPPQDAFNSQWLVRDLRGKSEKNFKAYVSLFMRHLCEPGADNSENFADGVPREGLSRQHVLTRIGVMSLIRKKVQEFEEINGFYSMPELIRKPIQTIKAADASTSSTPVPRSEASTPTTTVSEKTEVETDNKPKDPEEKLKETPATTDDKPIEIKSEESTDKDKPTVKIENELSAKIDTPEETTVVVKEEPEEAVNLQIEKPTEEKTPEKESTQESDSVVKVEQSDVSSTEQKESNSVATSETVKKEEEKEKESEPSTIDKKEEEKKAAEASAKALQADDEAKKKLLEEAERAKVAAGIGTENDKEDKITRKFMFNIADGGFTELHTLWVNEEKAAVPGREYEIWHRRHDYWLLAGIVTHGYGRWQDIQNDIRFAIINEPFKMDVGKGNFLEIKNKFLARRFKLLEQALVIEEQLRRAAYLNLTQDPNHPAMSLNARFAEVECLAESHQHLSKESLAGNKPANAVLHKVLNQLEELLSDMKSDVSRLPATLARIPPVAQRLQMSERSILSRLAATTSSATSTSQQQSGVGTISNQYPNGFQNGQLNGAFGNTNFTNFRPQYSVPGQQTSSSSTA from the exons ATGGCATCGGACGAAGAAGTCGAGGAGTCTTTCACCG aagaaTATGATGAACCATCAAGTCGGGTAGAAAACTCATTTGATTCTGAGGAAGAAAAACGTGTAGag GAGGAGGATGATGAATATGATCCTGATGGTCGCAAAAAGAAGCGAGGTAAAAAGCGTAAAGCAAAAAGTGATtccaaaaaagaaaagaaaagaaagaaaagaaaaagggGTGGAGATAGTGCTGag gaaaGTGATTTCGGTAATTTTGAAGAAGAAACTACTGCTGCTAATGATTCAGATTATTCAAATCGTAAGTCtaagaaatcaaaaaattcGTCTTCTAAGCATCATCAGCCTAGTACATCCACTACTACATCCCAAGATAATAATGGCA CGGGAATGCCATCAGTTGAAGAAGTCTGTCAAACATTTGGTTTACAAGATGTTTCAATTGATTACACTGATGCTGACTATCAAAACTTAACcacttacaaattatttcaGCAACATGTTAGGCCCATTCTTGCTAAAGAAAATCCTAAg gttGTGATTGCTAAAATGATGATGTTAGTTGCTGCAAAATGGCGTGACTTCTGCCAGCAAAACCCACATCAAGAACAACCAGAATTCGAAGCAAATGAAGAACCTGAATATCAGCCTAAAAGTTCAACTTCCAGACACAAG tcgAGATCAGTGGATGAATTAGATGAAttagaagaagaagaagaagtagaagaaaaaaagagtaaaaaaCGAAGTAATCGTGCTAAACGGAGTGGTGGTGGTAATAAGAGGAATTCACAAGGATCTACCTCTAAAGTTCCCACATTAAAAATTAGGCTTGGAAAACGCAAACAAGCAAGTTct gaTGATGATGCAGAAGGTGTAGGAGCTGGAGATACTCAAGGTGATTCTGATGCTGAATTTGAGCAAATGTTGCAAGAAGCTGAAGAAGGTGCTGCTGCTGAAGCTGAAGTGCCTGAAAAGAAGGCTGAAGATCCTGATGCTCCTAAAAAGAAagcaaaaactaaaattggtAACAAGTccaaaaagaagaaaaagacCAAGATGACTTCCAAATTTCCAGATGGTAGTGGTGATGGCGAAGAAGGATATGAA caAACAGATCATCAAGATTACTGTGAGGTCTGCCAACAAGGAGGGGAGATTATCTTATGTGATACTTGTCCAAGAGCATATCATCTTGTATGTTTGGATCCAGAGTTAGAAGATACTCCTGAAGGAAAATGGTCATGTCCACATTGTGAAAGTGAAGGCGGACAAGAACAAGAAGAAGATGAACATCAAGAATTTTGCAG AGTATGTAAAGATGGAGGTGAGCTTTTATGCTGTGATTCCTGTCCAGCCGCTTATCATACTTTCTGTTTGAGTCCACCTATTACTGATGTACCTGATGGTGATTGGAAGTGTCCTCGATGTTCG GCAAAACCATTACCTGGGAAAGTATCAAAAATCTTGACTTGGCGTTGGAAACCTTTACCAGAAGACCCTAATAAACCAGCTGATGAACAAACTGAAAAGGTTAACAGGCGACGAAATAAACAACAAAGGCAACGTGAATACTTTGTAAAATGGCAAGATCAGAGTTATTGGAAATGTGACTGGGTGTCAGAAGTTCAA ATGGAAGTTTTTCATCCAATCACTATTAGAAGTTATATGCGAAAGTATGACATGGATGAACCACCTAAATTAGAAGAACCATTAGATGAATTGGACAACCGATGGAAAAGACTACGTGAAGTCGGTGGTGATCAGTCTGCATTAGAAGAGAAGTTCTACAG gtATGGTGTAAAACCGGAATGGCTATTAGTCCACaggattttaaatcataagcATTTAAGAGATGCACGTATGATGTATTTAGTTAAATGGCGAGACTTGCCATACAGCTTAGCTACATGGGAACATGAAAATCCTGAATATACGGATTTGAAGTCattcattgattattattgg gAACTAAGAGCATCGTGTGATACATCAAAGAAAACCAAAAAAGTGAAAGGAAAAAAGGGCAGTAGCAAAAAAGATTCAGTTGAAGACGAAGAAACACCTAAAGCAACAATGGGACTTACTtg TCGCAAATTTGTAGCAGCCCCTGATAAGCCAATAtcagatttaaaaaagaaatatgaaAAGCAACCTGATTATGTAGTGGATACTGGTATGGAATTACATCCTTATCAATTGGAAGGTTTGAATTGGTTAAGATATTCTTGGGGTCAAGGCATTGATACAATATTAGCTGATGAAATGGGTCTTGGCAAAACTATTCaaactataacatttttatactctcTTTATAAAGAAGGACATTGCAAAGGTCCATTTTTG gtCAGTGTACCACTATCGACACTTATCAATTGGGAACGTGAATTTGAAACATGGGCACCAGACTTTTATGTTGTGTCTTATGTAGGAGACAAGGACTCTAGAGTTACGATTagagaaaatgaattttcatttgATGATACTCGTTCCGGTGTacgttgtaataaaataaaaggcgCAGTTAAATTTCATGTATTACTTACGAGCTATGAACTAATTTCAATAGACGCCCCATTGTTAGGATCAATTGAATGGGCCGTGTTAGTTGTCGATGAGGCTCATAGACTCAAAAGCAACCAgtcaaaa TTTTTTAGACTTTTGGCTGGCTACAATATTCGTAACAAGCTATTATTAACTGGTACTCCTCTGCAAAATAATCTAGAAGAGTTAttccatttattaaattttttgactcCTGAGAAATTTAACGATCTAAcagtttttcaaaatgaatttGCTGATATTTCAAAAGAAGAGCAAGTCAAGCGTCTTCACGAAATGTTAGGACCTCACATGCTTAGAAGATTAAAAGCTGATGTTttaaag aatatgcCTTCAAAATCAGAGTTTATTGTACGTGTTGAATTATCTCCAAtgcaaaagaaatattataaatatatactaacaaGAAATTTTGAAGCTCTAAATCCGAGAGGTGGAGGACAGCAAGTGtccttattaaatattatgatggatTTAAAAAAGTGTTGTAATCATCCATACCTATTCCCTGCTGCTGCTCAAGAAGCTCCAACATCTATCAATGGAAGTTATGAAATTGGTGCTCTTACTAGAGCAGCTGGAAAACTAGTTTTATTATCTAAGATGCTTAAAAAACTCCAAGAAACAAATCAccg agttttaatattttctcaaaTGACAAAAATGTTAGATATTCTTGAAGATTATCTTGAAGGAGAaggttataaatatgaaagaaTTGATGGTTCTATAACAGGAAATCAAAGACAAGAAGCAATTGACAGATTTAATGCCCCTGGTGCTCAACAATTTGTATTCTTGCTTTCAACcag ggCTGGTGGTTTAGGAATTAATTTGGCAACTGCTGATACTGTCATTATTTATGATTCTGATTGGAATCCTCACAATGATATACAAGCTTTTTCAAGAGCTCATCGTATTGGTCAAGCAAATAag gttaTGATATATCGTTTTGTGACAAGGAATTCAGTTGAAGAACGAGTTACTCAAGTagctaaaagaaaaatgatgTTAACTCACTTAGTTGTTAGACCTGGTATGGGAGGTAAACAGACTAATTTTACTAAACAAGAATTGGATGATATATTACGGTTTGGAACTGAAGAACTATTTAAAGAAGAagag GGTAAAGAAGAAGAAGCTATTCATTATGATGACAAAGCTGTTGAAGAATTATTAGACCGTTCTAAAATTGGTATtgaacaaaaagaaaattggTCTAATGAGTATTTGTCATCATTCAAAGTGGCTAGTTATGTAACTAAAGAAGAAGACGAAGAAGAAGAAGCTAATACAGAAGTAATAAAACAGGAAGCAGAAAATACTGATCCTGCATATTGGGTTAAATTACTTCGTCATCATTATGAGCAACATCAAGAAGATATTTCTAGAACATTGGGCAAAGGAAAACGTGTTCGTAAACAAGTTAATTACAATGATGGTGGTGGTGTTGTAGATTCAACACGTGAAGATACTACATGGCAAGAAAATCTGTCTGATTATAACTCTGACTTCTCTGCACCATCAG aTGATGACAAAGAAGATGACGACTTTGATGAGAAGGATGGAGAAGCTGGTAAAAAACTTAAGCGTAAACCTGAAAGAAAAGAAGAGAGAGATCGACCTTTGCCTCCATTATTGGCTAGAGTGGGTGGAAATATTGAA GTGCTTGGATTTAATGCTCGTCAAAGAAAGGCTTTCTTAAATGCAATTATGAGGTATGGAATGCCACCTCAAGATGCCTTTAACTCTCAATG gcTTGTAAGAGACTTGAGAggaaaatcagaaaaaaatttcaaagcatatgtttcattatttatgcGTCATTTGTGTGAACCTGGTGCTGataattctgaaaattttGCTGATGGTGTACCACGGGAGGGTTTAAGTCGACAGCATGTACTCACAAGAATTGGTGTTATGTCACTAATTCGCAAAaaa gtTCAAGAATTTGAAGAAATAAATGGTTTCTACAGTATGCCAGAGCTTATTCGTAAGCCCATTCAGACTATCAAAGCAGCTGATGCATCTACTAGTTCAACTCCTGTACCACGTTCTGAAGCTTCAACGCCAACAACTACTGTTTCAGAAAAAACTGAAGTTGAAACAGATAATAAACCAAAA gaTCCTGAGGAGAAATTAAAAGAAACACCAGCAACTACCGATGATAAAccaatagaaattaaatctgAAGAAAGCACTGACAAAGACAAACCTActgttaaaatagaaaatgaattatcTGCTAAAATTGATACACCAGAAGAAACAACT gtTGTTGTTAAAGAAGAACCTGAAGAAGCAGTGAATCTTCAAATAGAAAAACCAACAGAAGAAAAAACTCCAGAAAAAGAAAGCACACAAGAAAGTGACAGTGTAGTTAAGGTTGAACAGTCTGATGTTTCATCAACTGAACAAAAAGAAAGTAATTCTGTAGCTACATCTGAAACTGTAAagaaagaagaagaaaaagaaaaagaatctGAACCATCCACAATTGATAAGAAAGAA gaAGAAAAGAAAGCTGCTGAAGCATCAGCAAAAGCATTGCAAGCCGATGATGAagctaagaaaaaattattagaggAGGCTGAAAGAGCTAAAGTAGCAGCTGGCATTGGAACTGAAAATGATAAAGAAGATAAAATCACAAGGAAATTCATGTTTAACATTGCTGATGGTGGTTTTACTGAACTTCATACATTGTGGGTAAATGAAGAAAAAGCAGCAGTTCCTGGACGAGAATATGAAATCTGGCATAGgag acatgATTATTGGTTATTGGCGGGCATTGTAACACATGGTTATGGTCGTTGGCAAGATATTCAAAACGACATCCGTTTTGCTATTATCAATGAACCTTTTAAAATGGATGTTGGTAAAGGAAACTTCTTAGAAATCAAGAACAAATTTTTAGCAagaagatttaaattattggaaCAAGCACTTGTGATTGAGGAACAACTTAGGCGCGCTGCCTATTTGAACCTTACACAAGATCCAAATCATCCAGCAATGTCATTGAATGCTCGATTTGCTGAAGTAGAGTGTTTGGCTGAATCACATCAACACTTGTCTAAAGAGAGTTTAGCTGGTAACAAACCAGCCAATGCTGTTCTTCACAAA gtactAAATCAATTGGAAGAACTTTTGTCAGATATGAAATCTGATGTAAGCAGATTGCCAGCAACATTGGCTCGTATACCTCCAGTTGCCCAGCGACTTCAAATGTCTGAGAGATCTATATTATCTCGTTTGGCTGCTACCACATCTTCAGCTACTTCTACTTCCCAACAACAATCTggtg ttGGTACCATAAGCAATCAATATCCTAATGGTTTTCAAAATGGACAATTAAATGGTGCGTTTGGCAACACCAACTTCACCAATTTCAGACCCCAGTATTCAGTACCTGGGCAACAGACTTCATCATCTAGCACTGCTTAA